Proteins encoded together in one Syntrophorhabdaceae bacterium window:
- the thiS gene encoding sulfur carrier protein ThiS → MAPAAQIEIILNGLKEKVPEGTTIAELIRLSGEADKHLVVECNNRFIHPHAYPATTVNKDDKVEFINPDFGG, encoded by the coding sequence ATGGCGCCTGCAGCACAGATAGAGATCATTCTCAACGGACTGAAGGAGAAAGTGCCCGAGGGTACGACCATCGCCGAACTGATAAGGTTATCCGGTGAAGCGGATAAACATCTCGTTGTGGAATGCAACAACCGTTTCATCCATCCCCACGCCTACCCCGCAACAACGGTAAACAAAGACGACAAAGTGGAGTTCATTAACCCGGACTTTGGAGGGTGA